One genomic segment of Belonocnema kinseyi isolate 2016_QV_RU_SX_M_011 chromosome 2, B_treatae_v1, whole genome shotgun sequence includes these proteins:
- the LOC117168343 gene encoding nuclear receptor subfamily 4 group A member 2 isoform X2: MRVPRTEILGLLNGAFSIERIPFVQKDPCSTTDAGQLHSPSGDSDNSNGSQRAVVVPRAEVEQQHRQRHQRQASVTNTIPALTSTNHSSAITTTTAFTVASSMLLLQTQSPFGCSSFADLLSGAYTDSTDAGSLPEELDPFPELQLGNPQDVNNSEDPPSQNQHTVHSQPPPLPGDVQADSLSPTPLPSFEETYTVQRYRQELQSLGIKMDEDCYDEVYPCTGTSFTPDFSQAVSYQNHHNQHQPHHPPHPQQPPPHHHQQHPVNHHHPQQQPSHLHQPQQTHHHHMEFFSTESAPTPAAVPTPTNHPESPYAAVPLVYGPPASVTGSGTSPATPTDFRTAVGSTVVVPGTPRLRRSSLPPQRSESTSSSESPKLRGSGSASSTTGSPSPGGERAPPSPSQLCAVCGDTAACQHYGVRTCEGCKGFFKRTVQKGSKYVCLAEKACPVDKRRRNRCQFCRFQKCLLVGMVKEVVRTDSLKGRRGRLPSKPKSPQESPPSPPVSLITALVRAHVDTTPDRSNRDFSQCRDPSPGEPPMTEPEKTQQFYNLLTSSVDVIRNFAEKIPGFLDLTPEDQKFLFLSASLELFVLRLAYRTKVDDTRLTFCNGVVLTRDQCEKCFGDWLQGIMDFCQGLHALDVDISAFACLCALTLVTERHGLREPQKVEQLQMKIISSLRDHVTYNAEAQRKAHYLSRLLGKLPELRSLSVQGHQRIFYLKLLDLAPAPSFIEEMFMATLPF, encoded by the exons GGCAACTGCATTCGCCGAGTGGCGATAGTGACAACAGCAACGGTAGTCAACGTGCTGTTGTAGTTCCTCGAGCTGAGGTCGAACAACAACATCGCCAAAGACATCAAAGACAAGCTTCCGTAACCAATACTATTCCTGCATTAACTTCTACCAATCACTCTTCAGCCATCACAACCACCACCGCCTTCACCGTAGCGTCAAGCATGCTTCTCTTGCAAACACAG AGTCCTTTCGGATGCAGTAGTTTCGCGGATTTGCTAAGCGGCGCTTACACGGACTCCACGGATGCCGGAAGTCTGCCAGAAGAGCTTGATCCTTTTCCGGAATTGCAGCTAGGTAACCCTCAGGACGTTAATAACTCTGAGGATCCACCCTCGCAAAATCAGCATACCGTTCATTCTCAACCACCACCCCTCCCCGGAGACGTGCAAGCGGACTCATTAAG TCCGACTCCGCTCCCTAGTTTTGAAGAGACATACACAGTTCAACGATATCGCCAAGAGCTTCAAAGTCTGGGGATCAAGATGGATGAAGACTGTTACGATGAAGTTTACCCATGCACGGGAACTTCATTTACACCAGACTTTTCCCAAGCAGTATCCTACCAAAACCACCATAACCAACACCAACCACACCATCCACCCCATCCCCAACAGCCACCACCACACCATCATCAACAGCACCCTGTAAATCACCATCATCCTCAACAGCAGCCGTCCCACCTTCATCAACCACAACAAACACATCATCACCACATGGAATTCTTTTCCACGGAATCAGCACCAACGCCTGCTGCAGTTCCTACACCAACGAATCATCCAGAATCGCCTTATGCAGCAGTACCTCTTGTTTATGGACCTCCAGCCAGTGTTACCGGAAGCGGGACATCACCAGCCACGCCAACTGATTTTCGAACTGCTGTTGGTAGCACGGTTGTCGTTCCTGGAACCCCACGTCTACGAAGATCATCCTTACCACCTCAAAGGTCCGAGTCCACGag CAGTAGCGAATCGCCAAAACTGAGAGGTAGTGGTTCGGCAAGTTCAACGACAGGATCACCATCTCCTGGTGGTGAACGAGCACCACCAAGTCCGAGCCAATTATGTGCCGTATGTGGCGATACCGCAGCATGCCAACATTATGGAGTTCGAACTTGCGAGGGTtgtaaaggatttttcaaaaggaCAGTGCAGAAAGGCTCCAAGTATGTCTGTCTTGCCGAAAAAGCTTGTCCTGTTGACAAACGCCGAAGAAATCGTTGCCAGTTTTGCCGCTTCCAGAAGTGCCTCTTAGTTGGCATGGTCAAggag GTTGTGAGGACAGACTCTTTGAAAGGACGCCGAGGTCGACTCCCTTCTAAGCCAAAATCGCCCCAGGAATCACCACCGAGTCCCCCAGTTTCACTAATCACGGCCCTCGTTCGTGCTCATGTTGACACAACTCCTGATCGCTCAAATCGCGATTTTTCCCAGTGTCGAGATCCATCCCCTGGTGAACCACCAATGACAGAACCAGAGAAGACTCAGCAATTTTACAACCTGTTAACTTCTTCAGTTGATGTCATCAGGAACTTTGCTGAAAAAATACCTGGGTTTCTTGACCTGACACCTGAAGATCAG AAATTCCTCTTCCTTTCTGCGAGCCTGGAACTTTTTGTACTAAGGCTGGCGTATCGTACAAAAGTGGATGACACCCGGTTGACTTTTTGCAATGGAGTAGTCCTCACACGAGAtcaatgtgaaaaatgttttgGCGACTGGCTTCAAGGAATAATGGACTTTTGTCAAGGTCTTCATGCCCTCGATGTTGATATTAGCGCCTTTGCCTGTCTTTGCGCTCTCACGCTCGTTACTG AAAGGCATGGTCTTCGAGAACCACAAAAGGTGGAGCAACTTCAAATGAAGATAATCTCTTCTTTACGTGATCACGTGACCTACAACGCAGAGGCGCAAAGAAAAGCCCACTACCTGTCCCGACTTCTTGGTAAACTTCCGGAACTCCGAAGTTTGTCAGTTCAAGGTCACCAGAGGATCTTCTATCTGAAGTTGTTAGACCTTGCGCCAGCGCCTTCGTTCATTGAAGAAATGTTCATGGCCACCTTGCCCTTTTAA